A segment of the Malaclemys terrapin pileata isolate rMalTer1 chromosome 1, rMalTer1.hap1, whole genome shotgun sequence genome:
CATGAGGCTGTGCAAGACCCTCCCTGGGGATTCTCTGTCGGGAGCAACCCGGCACTGGCTGGAACGGGCATGGACTGGGCTGTACAAAAAGGGCCCTAAGCCACAGGCTTTTCCCATCTCAACTTTCTAGGGCTCCGTTTTATTGTCCATGTCAGTCATAAGGGGCGGTTACAGAACTGTCTGGTTTACTCCTCGGGGCTCTATGGTGTCAGGTCCCTGGGTGAGTGGCAGACCCCATGAGGCAATTCCTGCTCAGCCGTAGGATGCTGGGAAGCAGTTAGAATCACAGAGTCACATACGTGGGTGTGGATGTAAGTGTGAGCCTGGGTGGGGCAGACACGGTGCAGTCTACTTTCTCCTCTGGGCACCGGCCGGCAGCTGTCACATAACTGTGCCGGTCCTCGTCCTCCATGCTCTCGTCAACTGGGTCCGTGGTCATCTTGGCTTGGTTGCTGCTCCTGCGATGAAGGGGTGACCCATCTTCATCATAGTAGCGCTGGAATTGGATCGGCCGTGTCCGCAGTCTGTAGGTGACAGCCAGGGCCAGTGCTGCGAGTGCTAGGAGAGCGACCGTGACACCGAAACCCACGGCTGAGTGGCTGTGGCCGAGCGGGGCATGCACGGGCTGTGTGTCACTAGGAAGGCCAGCAGTGCGCTCTGCTGTGCACTGCCGGGCAGCAGGGGCTTGGCACTCCAGCAGATTCTCATTCTGGGGGATGACGCAGACTCTGTACTCGGTCCCCCTGCGGAGATCATGGAGCGTCACCTCGGCCAGCCCTCCCACCACCCGCAGCACCTGCTCATCCCGGCCAGCCGTGTACCGCACCTCAAATTGGTCGTGGTCACCGGAGAAAGACCAGGAAACCACCAGGGAGGTGTCACCCTTTGTCCTGATGCTGACGCTGCTGATGTGGTCggccaagcatgggtcccacctCTCCGGCACATGGTGAAGGGAGGTAGCTGAGTGCGTGGTGGAGCTGGGGAGCCTCCTCGTGGTGATCAGGGCGGCAGAGGTCATGGCAGTAGCTGTGGTAGCAGCCCCTGGGAGAGGTATGTCTCTGGGTGGAGCAATGGCCGTGGGTGTATTCGTGTTCTCAGCGGGGCTGAGGGTGGTGGAGTCCGTCCCAAAAGGTGGGCAAGTCAGCTTCTGTAACTGGgcaaggtgaaaaaaaaaatccacatgagAGAGAATCAGGTCTTCCATTTCTTTAGGGCCTGGATGAAGCACCAGCAGGGATAACTCCTCCCCACTGACAGGCAGAAGCTTCTGGGAAGGAACAGCCcagccatcctgcaccccaatcccagaTAGGAGTGGGAGATTATTTTGAggggtttaggacaggaagtggagaATGCCTGATCCAGTGAAAACTGTAGTGGAGGGATCAGTTAGACTGGAAGGATATAAATTACTCAGGTTAGAACTGTCCCAGGATACCAAGCTAATACctcaaaaacaacgagaagtctggtagcaccttaaagatgaacagatttatttgggcataagcttttgtggataaaaatccacttcttcagatgcatggagtgcctaacaaataaatctgttagtctttaaggtgcagccagactccttgttgtttttgtggatacagactaacacggctgcctcTCTGATATAAGCTAATACCTCTTACACAATCAGTCCGGGGATCTTTTATGGGCAAGAATGTCAGAGTGGCTCTGTTTTCAGGTGACCATGTGTCTCGGAACCAGGACTGGCTCACTTTCCAGTGGCATTTTGTCCTGTTTCTGTGAACTATTCTGGTCCCCCGAGGAGACCACCAGCCAACTGAGCTGGGAAAGCTGATAGCAGGTTGAACGGCTgtggcccagcttcccccagaCAGAGGCAGATACCAGGAGAGGCATCTGTGTGCTGTGTTCACCTCCCCTGCACTGCAGGTGAACGGATCGCAGCAGGACACGGCaggtgaggggagggacaggCTGAGAGTGAATGTGACAGAGGATgaagaaggctgtggcagagagaggaagggaagagCTGTGCTGGTCTTTGCATTAAGCCAACAGGAGCTTGTATTTgaacaatttattattttttattcacGCCTCACATAACGTGGGACCCAGAGCCTGCCATAAGTTGCGGCCTGCTCTGAGCGCTGACACCCTGCGCCTTCTGCACTGCAGGATGGCCTCTGCAGCCACACCCTAGCCCAGCAGCCCCGCCTGGTCCCCACAAGAggtagggagggtgggggaagcaggaaagagaaaaggagggggagagagagggactgagcagagaaaggaaggaaatgaagacaaaacACACAGAAAATAGAGTGCGCATCTGCTTCTTTCTTCCCTTCACCAgggagggaagggatagctcagtggtttgagcactggcctgctaaacccagggttgtgagttcaatccttgagggggccacttagggatctggggcaaaattagtacttggtcctgctagtgaaggcagggggctggactcgatgacctttcaaggtcccttccagttctaggagataggataccaGCTGCCGAACCCATCCTGTGTGCACCTTCCCCCCCAACCACTGAAACACATTAATGCCATGCCAGGCCTACCTATTAACACACACCCCAATTGCTTTCTGATTTCCTGTGatctccccagcccctccaccaaAAAGCACTACTTCCCAGCTGGCAGTGCTGTGGGGGCCGAGCCCGAAAGTGGCTATCTCACAACACCGAGGGTCAGGAAGCTGCTATCAGCTCCAACCAGGAGAGATCTTCAACTCTGCGGAAGGGGCCCATGTTTTCAAGCTAAAGGACCGAGTTTCAGCTTCCCAGGGGAACGAGGCGCGTGGGAGTTATTTAAGTATGGAACTGTCCGGATCCCATCCGCATACTGGCCAGGCCTCACCCTGCCATGAGATCGGCAAGGGCATTGGTTACACTGGTTGTCTCCCTTTCAAAGTACTGGTGCCATGAACAATGGCTCCCTTCACAGCACTCCCAGCCCTTGGGGCGGAAGGGGAGAGAGGCTTGGACTGGAAATCCTGtgcgccctggccccagcccaccaCTTTCATGTACTCTGGAACCACAGGCCGTTACCTCTACGTCCACCAGGAGCTGTCCCTGTAGCGCCCCCGGGGAGCTGCACTCTACAGGGCTGCGTTCTTTCCGGAGCACCTTCTTCTGCCAGGTGCGGAGCCAGATCAGTTTGCAGTCACAGCGCCACTTGTTCCCAGTCAGATACAGAGTGGAGAGCGACTTCAGGGAGGACAGAGGCGGAAGCGACTCCAGGCTGTTGTTCCTCAGGCTCAGAAGCTCCAGCCAGCGGAGCCTGGTGAAAGCCAAGTTGGTGATCTGCTCCAGGGCCAGGCTGTCCAGGAACAGCTGCCTTAGGGACCGAAGCCTCCTCCCAAAGGAGAGAGACGTCAGCTTCCGGATGGGGTTACCACTCAGCTGTAGAGTGGAGAGCATGGGAGAGGTGCGGATGGCCGCAGGCACGCTCGCCAGCTGGTTCCCGTCTAGGCTGAGGGCCCGCAGGGTGCCTGGGAGGGCTTTGCTGGAGACATTGGTAATATGGTTCGCACTCAGGTAGAGCCGACGCAGCCGCGGGAGGCCGTGAAGGGCTTGGTCGGAGAGCTCCAGCAGCAGGTTGTTACTCAGGTCCAGGACACTGAGCTGCTTCAGAGAAGAGAAcccacctgagagagagagagagagagagagagagagacacacacacacacccacccaaccGGGTCAAGCCAATATCAAATGTTCTGTGCTTCAATAATCTCTGATCATGAGGCACCTCCTCTCCCGCAGCCCTGAGTTACCCCCTCCCATTTTCCCCTGGGTAGAAGGAGGTGCTGACTTTGTATCATGGACATGCAGGACCCGTTGGTGGCAGTTCTGGCCCCCATCCTCTCAGCAGCGTGGGGTCTTCAGGAGACCTACGGCTTGGGCAGGGATTAGTAGAGAAGAGGCATGGGGCTGGTAATGCTGGTTGCTCAGTTAGCTGGAGGCCTATCCATCCAGAAATACCTGGCAGGAGGTGAGCAATCTGGTTGTGCTCCAGGTGCAGGAAGATCAGATTTGTCAGATTCTCAAAGACACCCTCTGGAACCTGCTCCAGGAGGTTGTTGTCCAGGTGGAGATGGTAGAGATTCTTGACCCCCTGAAAAGCCCCCGGCTCAACCTGGTGGATGCCACTGCTGCCAAGGTAAATGATGCTGATCTCAGCCAGTTCTGGGAAGAAGCCTGCTGAGAGGGTGCTGAACTGGTTGTGCTGCAGGTCGAGCTCCACGGTGGCATTGGGGATGCCAGGGGGAAGAGAGGATAAGCTGGCATTGGAGCACCGGACAAACCACTGGGAGAAGAAGCAGGAGCAATTCACAGGGCACTGGACGTTGCCTGGGAGCTGTGCGATGGCCATGACTGGAATCCACAGCAGAACAAGGACCATAATCCAGAGCCTCGACATAGCGTCTCTGTTTGCAAGACAAGCCAGGCAGCGAGTGAAACAGATTCATACATACTGTAAAAGGGCTGGGAACAGGATAGATCACATTGTGTCCACACCTCCCTGAGACTGTCCTTCCCTATGCTATATTCTCCAGGGAATTTGTCCAGACCACTCTTAAATTACCCACTGTCCACAGAGGACTGTTCCATAGCCCAGCAGATCTCACTGTTAGGAGATGTAATATAATGCAGCCAACATGCTCCTATCATTCCAAGTTTACTAAACCTTTGAATCAATCTGAACAGTTGTTCTTAGCCCCTTTGTTTTTACCCCACTGACAGTGTACGTGCTTGTCACCTCACTCGGCTTGGGCTGAGCTACGGGAATATTGTTATTTTAAATCTTTCCGTAGGTCATTTCCTGTAGCCCCTTCGTTGATTTTAGATCCTCATTTCTGGATTCCCGTCACTTTATCAATAAGTTTCTGTTATCAAGAGCTAGCAGAGAATGAAGTTCTCGGAACCAGTGACATGGCTCATCTGCTGCCAGCTGCCTGTGATGATGTACTGTctgggtcctgcctcagcgcagggggctgcattagatgacctctcaaactcccttctggccttacatttCTATGTGGCAGACCCATAGGAACAAAGGAACTGCTGAAACCAGATCAGACCATTGCTCCATCCTGTCTGGTATCCTGCCTCCAACCATGGCCAGGACCAGATGTTTCCAGTGCCACAGTCTAAAGACTCACTGTGCTGTGTCAGCAGCTGCTATAgtgtcatagactttaaggccagaagggaccatcatgatcatctagtctgacctcctgcacattgcaggccacagaacctcacccacccactcctgtaatagactgacccttaacctctggctgaggtactgaagtcctcaaatcatgatttaaagacttcacgttacagagaatccatcattactctagtttaaacctgcaagtgacccaggccccatgctgcagaggaaggtgaaaaaccccacaggatctctgccaatctgacctgggggaaaattctttcctgaccccaaatatggtgattagttagaccctgagcacgtgggcaagacccaccagccagacacctgggagagaattctctgtagtaactcagagcctccctcccccatctaatGTTCCATCACCAGTTGTTGGGAATATTTACAATGGCAGATACAgctgggccatatgccattgtaggcagtctcatcataccattccTCCACacacttatcaagctcagttttgaagcTAGTTAgaatttttgcccccactgctcccctcagaaggctgttccagaacgtcactgctctgatggttagaaacttccatctaatttcaagcctaaacttattgatggccagtttatatccatttgtgctTATGCcagcattggcccttaacttaaataactcctctccctccctggtgtgtatccctctgatgtatttatagagagcagtcatatctcccctcaaccttcttttggttaggctagaCAAGACAAGCTccgagtctcctctcataaggtagctTTTCggttcctcagatcatcctagtagcccttctctgcacctgttccagtttgaattcatctttcttaaacatgggagaccagaactgaacacactattccagatgaggtctcaccaatacCTTGTATAATGGcagtaacacttccctgtctctactagaaataccttgTCTGATGCATTCTAGGACTGCAATAGCCTTTTTctcagccacatcacattggtggctcatagtcaccCTGTGATCAATCAATACACCCAGGTCATTCTTCTCCTCTGTCATTTTCTCTTGAAATGTTCTGAATAGAAGCTGCTCACCTCACCGCCCCTAGGGATCAATGCTGTGCCACATAGCAGACCTGGCTTTGATTCCTACTCTCCTGTCCCAGAGCAGGCCCAATGCCCGAACTGGTTTCTACCCTGCCATGAGGAAGATCCTCATCCAGGGTTGACTCCCAGTTGCCCTGAGCCCTCCCAGGGGATACTGCTGTGCCAGAGAGGAGACTCAAATTTCATTCCTGCTGCCCGGAGTTGGGCAGACCAGGGGCATTCCAGAAATCAGCGCGGTAGCCAACACTTACTGCTCTGGGCTCCCACTTTGGGAGAGCGGGGAATTAGGCTTCTCACCTCTGATGATATTTTGTTCCAAAAGTTTGGAGGGTTTCTAGGGCTTCAAGTGGTCTGGAATAATCACCAGGTCTGGCTTTGGCTGGCAACAGATTTTCACCAGTTCATACCAACGTTCTCCTTCCTGCCAGGGCAACAGGACAACATGGTGAAAGAGGAGTACTATGAGTCAGATTGGCTCTACGGTTGGGTAGCTTTATCTTTCGCTGTTCTGCCTTCTTTTATTCTCTTCTCCTCACCTGTTCTGCTTCCATGTGCCTctacttcctcctctccctctggaTTCCCTCCCGCTCCCAGGGCTGGAGACTCAGGCGGTGTCAATCAGCCTTCCTACACTGAAGGCAACGGTTTTACACCACCAAAGGATCTGACCCCCACCGTCTCTCTGACTGCTCCTGTTGTTTTCCTCTACGTTCTATCTGCCCTGGTCTTGctccctttctttctcttccatGGCAGGGGGACACTCTCTCTCCTGTCTCCTCCTGAATCAAGTTTGTGTAGCCCAAAGCCGAGGGAGCGAACAGGAACGGCCGAGAGCCTGGGCTTCCTCCTTTTGTTCACTCACGACAAAACAGACTTCTAGAGAAACGCTGACTCGGCAATCTGACCAGCAGGAAACGCAGCCCTGCGGTCTCCCCCGGCCCCGGTTTCCTTGGTTAAGGTGTGGCTACAGTCAGGGGAGTCTCTGCTGGAACATGGCCCCTTCTAGCTGGATAGCTCCATGTCCCAGCTGCcgccaggctctgccctgctaAGCCCTGCAGAGTCAGTACCACTAGAGCAGAGCAGTCCTGACTGGCAGAATCCCTCGCCCTGGTGGGCAGGTCAGGGAGAGCAGAGCAACGCCCAGAGCCCAGGGTGCTGAGGGAGGAGCAGGTAGAACCATTATCATGGTCGGAGCTGTAAACTGAACTGGACCCACTGGAGCTAGAGGGGACTACAGGATGATGTTCCTGATCAAATCACTTCTCTCACTGCACCACTAAAAACTCTCTGACATCAGCAATATAATCCTCCAAGAACGGGGTGTCTGAGAtcatctcttctcccctccccggcAGCCTTTTACTCATCACTGGACTTAGCTGCTTGAACTGATGGGAAACCAATGTCCTAGGATGCTCATCTCACACCCTCCGATGGGTCTCTATATGCACTGCAAGGACATCCAGATTCCTAAACACGGCAGCAGTGCCCCATGTGCCAGATTCTGGTGTTCGTTACACCAGGGTAAGTTTGCATTTACACCACCGACAtctgtggagttactctggactCACACCAGCATCACTGAGACCCGGGCCCCGTTGGATACATGCCCTGTGCTTTGCAGTAAGGTCCTCAACCCATAAGACTTTATGATGGTGCAAACCACCGTCACAGCTTGTTCTtttcctgttctgttctgttttatttaGTGTAGAATAAAAAGATCATACCTAAAAGAAGCCACCGTTCTTGACTGCAGACACTCCTTCGCCAGAGTGATGATTGTGCCACTTGGGTGCTGGGGTTAAAGTACAGGGGGAAGCAGAGCTACCCCACTCTGCTATATCAGAGGGAGAACTCCCCCCCTCCGCCTTAGCTGGTGCAGGGACAACCCTCCTCTTTCCATTTCAATATACTGTAACTGCTGCTTGGGCACCTGTAGAGTTCTGCCCTGTCCCATGGAATCTCGCTGCTGTCTCTTTCTGACTTGGTAACAGAAGTGCGGTGGTGGAGTTACTGTGTAGTGGAGGCTGTGTTTGCTCACTCCTAGGGGCTAGGCTGGGGACAcgatgaaaaagaaaaaacaatatcCACTTTCTATTTCGCGCTGGTgaccctgctgcagctcccctggATGAGGAGACCAGAGTGTCCATCTGAGAAACACAGGCCAGGGAAGCACGGAGACCACAGCCAACAGGAGTGTGGCCCCACCCTGCACTACAGCCGTGTGCAAAGAGGCACTCAGCGTTTCATGGCCCCTAAGATGTCACTGTTCTCCCCATAGGGCACAGCCAGCTAATCTTCTGTCTCTCATCGCTCTGTACCTTACCCATCAGTGGGAATCTCTGCACTCTCTTCCTCTCCACACTGCatgtctctcctctccccctcccccacctacctCTGCTGAGTATGACTCCCGCCTACCaatcc
Coding sequences within it:
- the LOC128838608 gene encoding chondroadherin-like isoform X1, which gives rise to MSRLWIMVLVLLWIPVMAIAQLPGNVQCPVNCSCFFSQWFVRCSNASLSSLPPGIPNATVELDLQHNQFSTLSAGFFPELAEISIIYLGSSGIHQVEPGAFQGVKNLYHLHLDNNLLEQVPEGVFENLTNLIFLHLEHNQIAHLLPGGFSSLKQLSVLDLSNNLLLELSDQALHGLPRLRRLYLSANHITNVSSKALPGTLRALSLDGNQLASVPAAIRTSPMLSTLQLSGNPIRKLTSLSFGRRLRSLRQLFLDSLALEQITNLAFTRLRWLELLSLRNNSLESLPPLSSLKSLSTLYLTGNKWRCDCKLIWLRTWQKKVLRKERSPVECSSPGALQGQLLVDVELQKLTCPPFGTDSTTLSPAENTNTPTAIAPPRDIPLPGAATTATAMTSAALITTRRLPSSTTHSATSLHHVPERWDPCLADHISSVSIRTKGDTSLVVSWSFSGDHDQFEVRYTAGRDEQVLRVVGGLAEVTLHDLRRGTEYRVCVIPQNENLLECQAPAARQCTAERTAGLPSDTQPVHAPLGHSHSAVGFGVTVALLALAALALAVTYRLRTRPIQFQRYYDEDGSPLHRRSSNQAKMTTDPVDESMEDEDRHSYVTAAGRCPEEKVDCTVSAPPRLTLTSTPTYVTL
- the LOC128838608 gene encoding chondroadherin-like isoform X2, whose translation is MSRLWIMVLVLLWIPVMAIAQLPGNVQCPVNCSCFFSQWFVRCSNASLSSLPPGIPNATVELDLQHNQFSTLSAGFFPELAEISIIYLGSSGIHQVEPGAFQGVKNLYHLHLDNNLLEQVPEGVFENLTNLIFLHLEHNQIAHLLPGGFSSLKQLSVLDLSNNLLLELSDQALHGLPRLRRLYLSANHITNVSSKALPGTLRALSLDGNQLASVPAAIRTSPMLSTLQLSGNPIRKLTSLSFGRRLRSLRQLFLDSLALEQITNLAFTRLRWLELLSLRNNSLESLPPLSSLKSLSTLYLTGNKWRCDCKLIWLRTWQKKVLRKERSPVECSSPGALQGQLLVDVEKLTCPPFGTDSTTLSPAENTNTPTAIAPPRDIPLPGAATTATAMTSAALITTRRLPSSTTHSATSLHHVPERWDPCLADHISSVSIRTKGDTSLVVSWSFSGDHDQFEVRYTAGRDEQVLRVVGGLAEVTLHDLRRGTEYRVCVIPQNENLLECQAPAARQCTAERTAGLPSDTQPVHAPLGHSHSAVGFGVTVALLALAALALAVTYRLRTRPIQFQRYYDEDGSPLHRRSSNQAKMTTDPVDESMEDEDRHSYVTAAGRCPEEKVDCTVSAPPRLTLTSTPTYVTL